TTTTACGCATTAAAAGCCCTAAATTAGTCAAAATTCATGGCCAATACGCCCCGTATTTCCCCCCAAGTACCCCAGAGTTGCACCGGTCGCCCCTCGGTTCCCCTCTCGGTCTATCGAGAATTAGTCAAAGAATTGCAGGCCACCCAGGCACGGGTGGAATTTCTAGAAGCACAAAACCAGCAACTTGTCAAGAGTAATCGGCAATTACGTCAGGAAATCGAGACAGTAGTTGCTCAGGGAAGACGATTAGAAAAAGTGGTAAAGAGTTTCGAGAGGAATCCCGTCGAGGAACCCTCCTTCGTCATCCCAGTTCCTCCCCGTCTGGTTACACCTCCCTCTCCTTCGCTGCGGGTTAAGGAAGAAATCCCGGTCACTCGTCCCATCACCGTTACTGCTTCAAAACAGCCATTTCCTAAAAATACTTGGTTATTGGTCGGGTTAATTATTGTCGTGGTTCTTACCTCCGGTTTCGGGGCTTTTTGGCTTATTTCTGCCTCTAGAAACGCGGGTTCGACCGACTGATTGACTACCACCTCGGCATTTTAAGCTTAATTTCTTGCCCTTAGTCGGTTTGCCGCAGGGAAAAACCATTGACGCGGGGCTGTCTATACTCGCACAGTGCAAATCCCACCAGGTACTTTACCCGATTGAACTATTGAGACTTAGCCAAGAGAAATAGCTTGGCCTTTTTCTCCAGATGACCGACAAATTCGCCAATGTCTTACACTTCATCCGATCAAGTCTTTCCCATCGTCAGCGATAGACGGGGAGAATGCGATCGAGCCTCGCACTAAGACAAAAACCAATGAAGATAAAAAGCGTTAGAAAATTAGCTTACCCTGGAAAAACTATCCCTTGTTCTTAATAATCATGACATCAATTATCTTGATCGCCGTCTGTTCGGGGATTTCTAAAATTTTGTAGAGTTTGTTGAGTAAATTTTCTTCCTCACTACTAACCTCCCCATCGGCCAGAATCAGATCCGCAGTTACGGCAAAAGCGGTTTCGTATAGATCGTGGGGAAGTGAGTCGATTGCCATATTGAGCAGAACTTGAGCGCCCTGACGGCTTAAAATCGCGCACAGCCTATCAAATAACCGTCCGATTACCTCGCGGGGATAACTGCGATATAGGTGCATTCGGCTTAGGGTGGTAATTAAAGCTTGGGTTTCCTCTTCCGATAAATAACCATCGGCGGCAACTGCCACTAGAGTAATTGCCGCAAACGCTTCTGCGGGAGTTAGAGAAACGTTACTCTGCTGACGAACACGAGATAACCCACTAAATAAGCTCATATAACTCCTACTAAAATTTAATTAGGTAAGCTCGAAAGATTGATGGGCAAGACAAAAACATCATAAACTAGGAAAGTAGGGTGAAGCAAGCGAACAAATGAACCAAGTCAAATTCGTTTATCAGTTAAGCCTATAGAAAACCTTTTAGTCTTGAGATAATATTAGATAAAGGTCTGATAGTCTCCGAACCCAATCGGTACGTCGATCTGGTTGTCGGATCAGGCTTTGGGAACCGTGTCTTTGAGTCAGAGGATAGCGGAGAATGGCAGCGATAAAGGTGGGGGCTAGGGGTTAATGTTAAATTTTATTAAGACAATGAAAGAGTTATTGGTTATCATCCTAAATCCGTTGAGTATAGGATACATATCAGGACAGGCAAAAGGCAAGAGGCAAAAGGTAAAAGGCAAAAGAGAAATAGATAATCAGTCTTTGATAACTGGATTAGTATAACTACCTCCTGCCCCCTGCCTCCGTTAACAGTTCCCATCTCTTGCCCCTAGGCTTTCTGTTCCTGTTTAGATTTATGTAGGGGATCCATATAAATCTCTAAGCGCTTAAATACCACGGAGGAAAGGGTAGTTAAAACCAAATAAACTAAAGCAACGGCAATATAAATCTCGAAAGCTTTATAGGTAGTGGCTACCATTAATTGACCTTGCCGGAATAATTCTTCAAAACCGATTACTGCCGCTAAACTGGTATCTTTAATTAGGGTGATAAATTCATTCCCCAACGGTGGCAACATCCGGCGAAAAGCTTGGGGAAAAATCACCTCGCGCATGGTTTGCACTGGGGACATTCCTAGACTAGAACAAGCTTCCCATTGACCATTATCGATCGATTGAATACCGCCGCGCATAATTTCAGCTAAATAGGCCGCTACATTTAAACTGAGGGCAAATAAGGCCGCTGGTAAACGATCTAAGTCGATATTTAAGCCAATTTCTCGGAACAACCCGGGCAAACCAAAATAGATCAAGAATAATTGCACCAGCATCGGTGTTCCCCGAAAGAAATCCACATAGATGCGGCAAATTATTTTTAACCATTTGTAGGGAGAAATCAGGGCAATAGCCACTAAAGTTCCGCCGATTAACCCGAACAGAAAAGACAGAACCGTTAACAGAATTGTCCAGGGAACCCCTTTAAAAATCAGGTTATAGAATAATTCTCCCCAGTTAAAACTCGATTCCTGTAAATTCTTTAAAGCTGGGGCAACTAAGGGTAATTCTGGCGGTTTTTCTCCAAACCATTGCCGAAAAATAGCATCGTACCGACCACTTTCTATGACTCGACCGAGAGCATCATTAATTAACTGGAGATAGGGGGAATTTTTGGGTAAAGCAATGCCGTAGAATTCTTCCGTTAATAATTCTCCGACTACTTTTACACCTCGTAAACCCGCTTCTTTAATTGCATACAAAGTCACGGGTTTATCGTTAACTACCGCATCAACTCGACCATTAATTAATTCCTGCAAAGCTAAAGCCGCCGAGTCAAATTGACTAACCACTGACCCGGGTATTTTTATCGCTTCTAAGGCTCCCGTCGTGCCAATTTGGACGGCAATTCTTTTGCCTTTTAAGTCTTCAAAATTTTTAATCGTTTTATTATCTTCCCGAACAGCGATCGCTAAACCAGCCTTAAAATAAGGTCGAGAAAAAGAAATCGCCTGGGCCCGTTCGGCGGTGATAGTCATGCCACTAATAGCGGCTTCCACTGTTCTCGCTTGTAGAGCCGGAATAATGCCATCAAAGGGTAAATTTCTAAAGTCAATGTTGAGATCAGCTTCCTCTCCAATCGCTCGCATTAAATCGATATCAAACCCAGTTAATTGTCCCCCTTGTTGAAATTCAAAGGGCGGAAAAGTCGCTTCTGTGGCGACTCGAAAAGGATTAGGAGGAGTCTGGGAAAAAGCGGGAATAACACTTAATCCTAGCGCCAAGACTAATCCTAACAAGGCAAAGATAACTCTCTGTACCGCCCGCCCTCGCCAAAATTTAATCATTTTTTAATTGTTTCTCCTTGATTTTTTTGCTCAATTAAGTTAAGGATTTCGTCCTACTTCCCACCCAAGACAGATGTAGAGAGACTATTTGAGTATTATGATTATTCCTCTTGATAAAATGTCGTCAAGGATACAATCTAGCAGAAACTAATCTGGATACTTTTATACAGAATGTAAAATTTTTTACGAGAGGACATCATGACCACTACCACCCCTGTGATTGTTAGTGAAGGTTTACGCAAAAGTTACGGCTCTTTAGAGGTACTCAAAGGAGTTACAGGCACTCTTTATCAAGGGGACGTGGTATCGGTAATCGGTCCCTCTGGCTGCGGCAAAAGTACCTTTTTACGCTGTCTCAATCGTTTGGAAACAATTAACGGCGGCCGCTTGGAGGTGATGGGAATTGACATCTCTTCCCCGAAGTTAAATCAATCGGTCCTCCGCAAGTTACGCAGCCGGGTAAGTATGGTGTTTCAACACTTTAATCTTTTTCCCCATCTCACCGTTTTACAAAACTTGATGTTGGCCCCCAAGCAAGTGTTACACCACCCGGAAAATGAGGCTAAAGATACGGCAATTCATTATCTGGAAAAGGTGGGTTTGGCCCCAAAAGCCGATGTTTATCCCGACCAATTATCGGGAGGACAAAAACAACGGGTGGCGATCGCTCGCAGTCTCTGCATGAAACCAGAGGTGATTTTATTTGATGAACCCACTTCGGCCCTGGATCCGGAATTAGTCGGGGAAGTGTTAAACGTTATGCGTCAATTGGCCGATGAGGGGATGACTATGGTAGTCGTCACCCACGAAATGCAGTTCGCCAAGGAAGTCTCTAACAAGGTTTTGTTCTTTAATCAAGGTGTCATCGAAGAAGCAGGTGATCCCGACACTTTCTTTAATAATCCCCACAGCGAGCGCTTACAAGCCTTTTTAAGTCGCATCAATAGTAATTAGGGTTGGCTGAAAAAGTTTGTCGGTGGGGTTATAGAATAACCGATTACACCACTTTTTAGCGGAATCTCCTTGGTCAGCTGTGAACGTGATTGACATCCTCGCCGCCCTAAAAGTGCGGCGATTCCTAAACCTCACGATTTAAGTTTCTGCTTCCACCACCGTCGCATACCACAGTTAAAAAACCATGTACTGTCTTACACAGAGTCCACAGACTTTCGCCCCATTTCAGAAGCCCGATTCCGTGTGTCCCACGGTACGTTGACCGCCTATAGCTTCTTGTACTTGTTGCGCGCGACTTTTTACCCGGCCAAGCTTTTCTGGTCGGAACCCCCTAAGCCGAGTTTTCAAGGTGCTGCGCCGTCCACTTGGTTTTCGAGACTGGCCTTTTAATTCTAACGTAAAGCCAACCTAGAACGGCGGGGTTTCAGACCCAAAATTTCCGATGAACCAATGCCGCCAGACGGAAATACCCCGAGGATTTTCGCTGATTGTCGATGACCGAGGACATCGAAAAAGCCGCAATCTGAGCACTGGAGTTGGGAGGCAGTACTTGGGAGAAATTGGCAAAACAGACAGTAGAGTTGGCTGTATAGTGATCGCTAACCTGATGATCACCGATGGTGTCATTAGTCTCTATAGTCAGCGATTCCCTCTGTAGCGATGTTTTTGATGGTTTTCTGCTGCGAAACAAGCTATAATGGTCGAAAAGTCAAATTTGAAAAATTTTGCTTCCAACCCTATCGGCGTAAGGATTTCAGGAGTTGGCACCCAGTAGTACATTAGCTTTGAATTGCTTTAACTGAGTCTCTGTAAGACTTTCGGCTATAGCTAGTACATTCATAGGGGGAAAGTTTAGTTATGTTCTACTTGGAACACAATCAAATTAAATCAACCCTTGCAATTTCATATTGAAGCGACAATGAAAGCAATAACCTCAATTCTTGACACCAGAGCCGAGCAAACCCCCAATCAGTTAGCCTACATCTTTCTTAAGGATGGTCAAAATCAAGAATCATCCATTGACTACAAAACCTTACAGCAAGAATCAAAGGCGATCGCTGATAGCTTACTTTCTCTTTGCCGCCAAGGTGATCGCGCTTTATTACTTTATCCCCAAGGTTTAGAATTTATTACAGCTTTTTTGGGGTGTCTATATGCTGGGATTGTTGCGGTTCCCGCTTACCCACCAAAGCGTAATCAAAAAATGTCTCGATTACTAGCAATTATTGAAGATTCTCGCCCTCAAATTATTCTGACAACCAGTTCACTTGTAGAGAAAATTAAGTCAACACTTGAATCTTTTTTAGACTTATCAGTAACCAGACTTTTAGTCACAGACAATGTGAATAATAACCAAGACTTTAAATTGCATCTTCCCAGGATTAGCGGTGATACCCTAGCATTTCTTCAATACACATCAGGTTCAACTGGTGCGCCGAAAGGAGTCATGATTTCCCATGACAACGTTGCCCATAATTCTGCTTATATTCAAAAAGCATTTCAACTGACAGGAAAAAGTGTTTCTATGACCTGGTTGCCCAGTTTCCATGACATGGGTTTAATTGATGGTATTATTCAACCGCTTTATACAGGTTTTTTAGGTGTTGTTATGTCGCCTGAATCTTTTTTAAAAAATCCAATGCTTTGGTTAGAAGCAATTACTAAATATCAAGCTACTCATAGCGGCGGTCCAAATTTAGGCTATGAATTATGTGTGCAGAGAATTACGTCTGAACAGCAAGAAATGCTTGATCTCAGTAGTTGGATCACTGCCTACAATGGAGCCGAGCCAATACGACGAAAAACGATGGAAAACTTTATTAACAAGTTTCAATCTTCTGGGTTTCAATCTCGATATTTTTATCCCTGTTACGGCATGGCAGAAGCCACACTAATGATTTCTGGAGGTAATATCGAAGATGAGCCAGTTTACTTAAATGTTCAATCAGAATCCTTAGAGAATAATCAGGTAGTAGAAGCGGAGAAAGACAGTAAAAATTATCAGGAACTTGTCGGTTGCGGCCATGTCTGGGAAAATATGGCAGTAAAAATTGTCGATCCTGAAAGTTGTTTAGAATGTGATGAAAATCAAGTGGGAGAAATTTGGGTTTCGGGTTCTAGTGTTGCCCAAGGATATTGGCAACAAGAAGAAAAAACGATCGCAACTTTTCAGGCTAAATTAGCTGATGGGGATCAAGGAAATTTTTTCCGAACAGGCGATTTAGGTTTTAGGCGAGAAGGAGAACTATTTATCACGGGAAGAATCAAAGATGTCATCATTATTTGGGGACGAAATCATTACCCCCAAGACGTTGAATATTCTGTACAACAAAGTCATCAGGCTCTGCGTTTAGATTCTGGGGCAGCTTTTACAATAGAAGTAGATAATCAAGACAAATTAGTGATTGTTCAGGAAGTAGAGCGTACCTATTTAAGCAAGTTAAATGTCAATGAAGTTTTCTCGGCTATTCGTGAAGCCGTTGCTCTCCATCATGCCTTACAGGTTTATGCGATCGCATTAATTAAACCCGCAAGTATTCTCAAAACCTCTAGCGGTAAAATTCAACGCCAGGCTTGTCGTCATGCTTTTCTCACAAACAGGCTGGCGATTGTTGCACAATGGCAACAAAATAAGTTATCATGACAGGTATTTGTTTTTCTTTGCAAATGTTTTGGTGGTAACTTGTTTTTATGAGTCGAGAAAAAATTGAACAGTGGCTAACAGATAGGCTGACAAGTCTTCTAGGTGTAGATAGGGAAGACATTGATTTAGAAAAATCTATTTTCACCTATGGACTAGATTCTTCCGTTGCCTTGAGTCTTACTGGCGAGTTGGAAGTCATGCTTGGTTTAGAGCTAGACCCAATTTTATTTTGGGAATATCCCAAAATTAGTGAATTATCTGAATATTTAGTAGCTGAACTAGCTCAAAAATAGGGGTGACTTTAATCATGAATGGGAACAAAGTTTTATTTATCCTTTTGATGCAGAATTTCAGGCTAATCCCTATCCTGTGTTTGCGCAGCTTCGTCAAGAAGATCCTATCCACAAAAGTATTTTTGGAACATGGATTATTACTCGTTATGCCGATGCCCTTACTATTTTAAATGATAAGCGATTCCAAGTAGATAATTTTCCTGAACGCCTTCAGCTAAAAAGTGCCTATCTCAAAGAAGATAATCTAGACATTCTTGCACAAACTACTGATAAATGGTTGTTTTTTTTGGAACCACCCGATCATACTCGAATTAAAAATGCACTAATTCCATCCTTTTCTAGAGCCTCGCTCAATGCTATGCGTCCTAAAATTCAGGCAATTGTTGACGATTTACTGGATAGATTTGCCCCAAGGGGAGAGATGGAAATCATAGCAGATTTTGCGACCCCTCTTCCTGCTTTTGCGATTACTAAAATATTAGGTTTACCGATTGAAGATTATCAACAATTAATGCGATGGTCTGCTAAGACCGTTTTCATTTTTGATCAACCAGTATCTTTGGAAGAATATAAAGAGCAAAATCAAATTCTCATTGAACATAGAGCCTATTTTGCTCAAAAAGTAGCTGAATATAAAAGACAACCAAACGACGGTTTGATCAGCCAGTTAGCTAATTATAAAGATAATATAAATGCCCTAACAGAAGATGAAATAATTAGCACTTCTATTCTGTTAATGGCGACATCCCAGGAATCAATGAAAGGACTACTGAGTAATGGTCTTTTAGCCCTTTTAAAACACCCACAAAGTTTAGAATATGTAAGACAAAATCCTGGTAATATTGAAAATATTGTCGAAGAATTGCTACGTTATGATAGTCCTATTCAGTATGTCTCTCGTCGAGCAATAGAAGACGTTGAGGTTTCAGGAAAAATTATTCATCGTGGGGAGTATGTCGTTATCTATCTCGGTGCAGTAAACCATGACCCTGAATACTTTTCTAATCCCCAACAACTGGATTTCAGTCGTCGCAAACCTAATTTGGGTTTTGGCGGTGGCCTTCACTATTGCATAGGAATGTTTTTAGCCAGGCTTCAAGTGCAAATCGCCCTAAATGCCATGGTGCAACGTTTGCCAGATATTTGCCTCAATACAGATAAATTAGACTGGTGCGACAGCAAGATTTCAAGAAGATTAAAAACTCTTCCTGTCAAATTTACTCCTCTTGCTTAATCTCAAGGTTAATTTTAAAAAAGCGATCGCTATTTTCAGTTAAATAACCTCAGTTCGGGTTAAGGCTATTTTCTTACTCATTCCACAAAAGAATAGGGTTTACAGCGAACGAGAAAATTAGGGTTTTAGCTTATCCCGAACTCAGGTTAAATAAGCTGTTCATAATTTAAATTGCTTGTTGAGACGAGGCAAGAGGCAACAGTAAAAGGATTGGAGGAGATTCGGCTGATCATTAAGAATAAGCGGTTTAAATACGTCTTAGCTTAACAGAATAGCGATCGCATTTTTGTCATAAATAAGAGCATCACCTTTGATAATTAGTGATGCTCACTTTAAATGAATTAATTGTTTCTTAGGAAATTACTTCAACCGTCCACTCATTGCCAATACCTGTACTCCAAGTGGTAACACCTTGCTCAGAATCAGGACGATGTAAATAATCGCCTTTCCATGACTTCAATTTGATCTTGTCACCAGCGATCTTCTCCACCGTCCACTCATTGCCAATACCTGTACTCCAAGTGGTAACACCTTGCTCAGAATCAGGACGATGTAAATAATCTCCCTTCCAAGACTTGAGTTTCAATTTCTTTCCTGTGGATAGAATATCCTGCTTGTAAGTTCCGCTAATACTATCAATTCGCAGACCAGTGGGCCCACCGATACTATGCAGTTTAAACTCCAGGGTGTTAGTTCCGACGACAAATCCCGTCGAAATTGAAAAACGACTAATCTTTGTCCACCAAGAGCTTAAAGCAACAGGTTTACCCACCGATACCCCGTTAAGCACAATATCAGTAATGTTGTCATCCACGGAAAGTTCACCGACAATGGAAGCTTCAGAAAAATTGGGTAAAGTAAAGGTGGTTGTATAGCTATAGTTGCCAACCGGACCGTTAGCCGAAGGTTTTTTAGGGCCAATCCATCGGGCGGTATTGGTATTCGTAACCCAGTTAATTGGTGCTAAATCCTTGTTGGGAGTGGTAACACCTGGAGTTACTGTCCCCGCCGGATAGGTTGTTAACTTATAGTGGGGGTCGGGAATGCTATCCCCTAAAACCTGACGGGCATCGTCAACCCCCGTATTGTAGAGGTTAGCGATCACTCCTGGCGCAGTGGGGACAATTTCCGTTGCTTTAGCAGTAGCAGAATAAGCAATCGTCAACTTGCCAGTGTTATCTGCGTACCATTTAGGATCATCGTTATTGACGAAAGAAACTGTGTCTCCCGGTTGTAATTCAAAGCTTTGTTGTTTGCCGCTCACCGTAGATTTTGTGTTGCCCTTGGCATCTTTAATTTCGCCAACTAAGGCCCCTGGATTCAAATTGGGATACTTAAGCCCAAATTTTTCATCGTTTTTGTCTCGGACATGACCATTGCCATCCACTGGGGTTTTGTATTTGGCTAGGCTAGGATCAGATGTTTCAAAGTTAATTAAAGTCCATTGACCTGTTGCCGTCAGGGAGATTGTCACCGTGCTACCGGAATTATTAGCCAGAGCTGGGGGATTATTAAGCTGGGTAGCCAGTTCTAATTGAGCCAGTCTGAGATGTTGAGACAAGGGAAGCTAAAACCATAAAAACAGAGAACTCGTTTACATTTGACGGATAAAGCCAAGGCAGTTATTCCACGCTTCAGCTTGACTGATCCTAAATTATATTGATATAGTAGTCAAGTGTACATGGCCACAGTATATACGAAACTTAATGATTAAACAGCCCATAGCAATTGTTGGTATGGGATGTCGTTTTCCCGGAGCCAATAATCCTAGTGAATTTTGGGAGATACTCCAAAATGGCGTACATACGATAACTAAAGACCCTATAGATCGCCCTACGCAGATGACAGGTTGGGCGGGATTTCTCGAGGGCATAGATAAATTTGATGCGGCGTTTTTTGGCATTTCTTCGGAAGAAGCGATCAAGATGGATCCTCAACACAGACTTTTGTTAGAAACCTCTTGGGAAGCCTTAGAAGACGCTGGGCTAGTTCCCGCTAATTTAGCAGGGACCGATACTGGCGTTTTTATTGGGCTTTCTGGTAGTGAATATCTGAATTTATTAATTGAAGATTCAACCTTTAATACCGCCATTGGAACTCTCGACTGTATGTTAGCCAATAGGATTTCTTCCTATTTTGATTTTCACGGTTTAAGTCTAACAATAAATACCGCTTGTTCTTCTGTATTAGTGGCAATAGATCGTGCCTGTCAAAGCTTATGGAATGAAGACATTTGTTTGGCTTTAGTAGGTGGTACACATCTAACTTTTTCTCCCGTGATTGCCTCTAGATATGTCAATGCGGGTTTGATTTCTGCCGATGGTTTGTGTAAAACTTTTGATGCTAAAGCGGATGGTTATGTTCGGGGCGAGTGCATCGGAGTCGTTGTCTTAAAACTTCTATCCCAAGCTCAAGCGGATGGCGATCGCATTTATGCTGTGATTCGGGGGAGTGGCGTTAATCACAATGGTAGTGGTAATGGCTTGACCGCACCCAATATGCAAGCCCAGATTGCTCTCTTGCAAAAAGTTTATCAACGGGCAGAAATTAATCCCAATTCCATTAATTATATTGAAGCTAACGGTACGGCAACGCCCATTGGAGATGCCTTAGAAATGAAGGCATTAGGAACAGTAGTTGGCAAAGATCGAACTGCTGATAATCCCTGTCGGGTGGGCAGTGTAAAAACCAATATTGGTCATACAGAAGGTGCTTCTGGTATTGCGGGGTTGATTAAAGTTGCTCTTTCCCTCTATCACCGTCAAATACCCCCCACTTTACATTGTCAAGAGCCTAATCCTGCCATTCCTTTTGCCAAACTAGGACTAAAAGTACAACAAACTTTGGAAACTTTACCCGAAGAAACAGGGCCAATTCGAGCAGGGGTTAGTTCTTTTAGTCTGGGGGGAACGAATGCTCATCTGATATTGGAATCAGTCCCGTCTCAAGCAAAAGCTGAACCTAATCTTTCTCCTTTACAAGTTTTTACTCTAACCGCCAAGACTTCTACTGCTTTACAAGCTTTGGTGCAACGTTATCAATCTTTCCTAGAAGATAACCCTGAAGTCGCTTTGTCCGATATTTGTTTTATGGCTAATACTAGGCGATCTCAATTCTCCCACCGTCTAGCTATGATCACTGAATCAAAAGAACAATTGCAAGAGCAACTAAATATGATTGTTCGCCAAGAAGCATTATCAAGTGTATTCAGTGGACAAGTTATAAGGCAAAAATCCGCACCAATTTGTTTTATTTTTTCTGGAAAAAGCCAGAAACTTAAACTAATTATTAAATCCCTTGCTCAAAGTCATCCAGCCATCTATTCATTGCTAGAAGAATTGCAACCACTTATTTCTTCTTATTCGACAAGATCATTTTTTCAATTAATAGAAGAAGAAAATTTAGAAAACCCTTTTCTTAGCCAAGTAGTCAACTTTATCTGTGAATATGCGATGACTCAATTATGGCAATACTGGGGAATAAAACCAGCAATCTGTATAGGTTATGGTCTGGGAAATTATGCTGCTTTAGTATTGGCGGGAATTTTAACTGTAGAAGAGGCAATTTCTTTAATCATAGAAGATAAAAACTCTGAATCACCTCCCAAGTTTCAAGCCGCAAAAATTCCCGTAATTTTACCGATCAGTGGTAAGACAATTAAAATTCATGAAACTATTGACTATAAGCAGTGGCAAAAAGAATTTAATGTCAATAACATGAACGCAGAAAATTTACCTAGCCTATTATCAGACTCTAATGTAATTTTGCTAGATCTATGTTCTCTGGAGATCAAAAGTCATGATTATCTCAAACAGCTTGATGATTATAACATAAAAAGTTCTGAACAAATAAAAAGTTTTGATTATTTATATTATTTATTTTCCACTTTAATCAAATTCTGGTTAATGGGGGTGAAAATTGATTGGTCTAAAGTTTCAAACTATCAACAATGTTATCCTATTTCAGTCCCTACCTATCCCTTTGAGGGTCAATCATACTGGATTGATGTATCACCTAAAATACCGAATCAACAAAGCATCCATAATCAAGAGAACTATTTGAAGGGACAACAAAGCAATAATCAAGAGAACTATTTGAATGTAGAATTTATCGCTCCTCGTGATAATTTAGAAATGCAATTGACCGAGATTTGGCGAGAAGTTTTAGGAATCCAGACTATCGGAGTCAAAGACAATTTCTTCAATTTAGGGGGACAATCTCTGGTGGCGGTCAAGCTATTTGCTCAAATCGAAAAAGTCTTCAAGGTCAATCTACCATTAGTCACCCTTTTCCAAGCTCCAAC
This portion of the Microcystis aeruginosa NIES-2549 genome encodes:
- a CDS encoding type I polyketide synthase, producing the protein MIKQPIAIVGMGCRFPGANNPSEFWEILQNGVHTITKDPIDRPTQMTGWAGFLEGIDKFDAAFFGISSEEAIKMDPQHRLLLETSWEALEDAGLVPANLAGTDTGVFIGLSGSEYLNLLIEDSTFNTAIGTLDCMLANRISSYFDFHGLSLTINTACSSVLVAIDRACQSLWNEDICLALVGGTHLTFSPVIASRYVNAGLISADGLCKTFDAKADGYVRGECIGVVVLKLLSQAQADGDRIYAVIRGSGVNHNGSGNGLTAPNMQAQIALLQKVYQRAEINPNSINYIEANGTATPIGDALEMKALGTVVGKDRTADNPCRVGSVKTNIGHTEGASGIAGLIKVALSLYHRQIPPTLHCQEPNPAIPFAKLGLKVQQTLETLPEETGPIRAGVSSFSLGGTNAHLILESVPSQAKAEPNLSPLQVFTLTAKTSTALQALVQRYQSFLEDNPEVALSDICFMANTRRSQFSHRLAMITESKEQLQEQLNMIVRQEALSSVFSGQVIRQKSAPICFIFSGKSQKLKLIIKSLAQSHPAIYSLLEELQPLISSYSTRSFFQLIEEENLENPFLSQVVNFICEYAMTQLWQYWGIKPAICIGYGLGNYAALVLAGILTVEEAISLIIEDKNSESPPKFQAAKIPVILPISGKTIKIHETIDYKQWQKEFNVNNMNAENLPSLLSDSNVILLDLCSLEIKSHDYLKQLDDYNIKSSEQIKSFDYLYYLFSTLIKFWLMGVKIDWSKVSNYQQCYPISVPTYPFEGQSYWIDVSPKIPNQQSIHNQENYLKGQQSNNQENYLNVEFIAPRDNLEMQLTEIWREVLGIQTIGVKDNFFNLGGQSLVAVKLFAQIEKVFKVNLPLVTLFQAPTVEQIARILREKAVETDPQTHSLRLESQLNPQSSLVAMQSSGAKRPFFLVPGGGGGENELIIYAKLVYLFGQERPVYGFQARGWDGIENPHNTVEAMATDYIKEIRTVQPEGPYLLGGECIGGLVALEMAQQLVAQGQKVGLLVFLDTPVLTLPRKLRYQVEKFFQIPRIRYHLRELQFSAKGESLTYIFNQASKVKEKLAEDSFSRHRKKVAKNYIKMIMHYRPQTYSGGITWLVTESFYPKAQNQGWNHLARGGLEIHRIPGTHDSYLGDNVETTAERLKACLDEAQADD